The Triticum aestivum cultivar Chinese Spring chromosome 3A, IWGSC CS RefSeq v2.1, whole genome shotgun sequence genome includes a region encoding these proteins:
- the LOC123062222 gene encoding glucose-induced degradation protein 8 homolog isoform X2, which translates to MMDLDPRLYEDASVSDNDVRNIVLSYLMHNCFKETAETFLSSTGLKLPVDYTVDVDKRKAILNFVVEGDAVKAIELTEELAPNLLENDMDLHFDLISLHFIELIRSRKCTEALEFGQKKLTPFGKVSKYVEKLEDFMALLAYEEPEKSPMFHLLAPEYRQNVADSLNRAILAHANLPAYSSLERVIQQSTVVRQYLQQEVDKAFLDK; encoded by the exons TCTGTCAGCGATAACGATGTTCGCAACATAGTGCTATCTTATCTTATGCACAATTGTTTTAAGGAGACCGCAGAGACCTTCCTATCCAGCACTGGGCTAAAGTTACCTGTTGATTATACTGTAGATGTGGATAAACGTAAAG CGATCTTAAATTTTGTGGTGGAAGGGGATGCCGTGAAGGCCATAGAACTGACAGAAGAGTTGGCGCCCAACTTGCTAGAGAATGACATGGATTTACATTTTGATCTTATAAGTCTTCACTTCATTGAGCTAATTCGTTCCAGAAAATG CACAGAAGCACTTGAGTTTGGCCAGAAAAAGTTGACACCCTTTGGTAAAGTTTCCAAGTATGTTGAGAAATTAGAG GACTTTATGGCCCTCCTAGCTTATGAAGAGCCTGAGAAGTCACCTATGTTTCATCTACTAGCCCCAGAGTATAGGCAGAATGTTGCAGATAGCTTGAATCGGGCTATTCTCG CACATGCTAATCTACCTGCATATTCATCATTGGAGAGAGTTATACAGCAGTCGACCGTGGTTAGACAATATCTACAGCAGGAAGTTGACAAG GCCTTTCTGGACAAGTAA
- the LOC123062222 gene encoding glucose-induced degradation protein 8 homolog isoform X1 has protein sequence MMDLDPRLYEDASVSDNDVRNIVLSYLMHNCFKETAETFLSSTGLKLPVDYTVDVDKRKAILNFVVEGDAVKAIELTEELAPNLLENDMDLHFDLISLHFIELIRSRKCTEALEFGQKKLTPFGKVSKYVEKLEDFMALLAYEEPEKSPMFHLLAPEYRQNVADSLNRAILAHANLPAYSSLERVIQQSTVVRQYLQQEVDKDSYPPFCLKAFLDK, from the exons TCTGTCAGCGATAACGATGTTCGCAACATAGTGCTATCTTATCTTATGCACAATTGTTTTAAGGAGACCGCAGAGACCTTCCTATCCAGCACTGGGCTAAAGTTACCTGTTGATTATACTGTAGATGTGGATAAACGTAAAG CGATCTTAAATTTTGTGGTGGAAGGGGATGCCGTGAAGGCCATAGAACTGACAGAAGAGTTGGCGCCCAACTTGCTAGAGAATGACATGGATTTACATTTTGATCTTATAAGTCTTCACTTCATTGAGCTAATTCGTTCCAGAAAATG CACAGAAGCACTTGAGTTTGGCCAGAAAAAGTTGACACCCTTTGGTAAAGTTTCCAAGTATGTTGAGAAATTAGAG GACTTTATGGCCCTCCTAGCTTATGAAGAGCCTGAGAAGTCACCTATGTTTCATCTACTAGCCCCAGAGTATAGGCAGAATGTTGCAGATAGCTTGAATCGGGCTATTCTCG CACATGCTAATCTACCTGCATATTCATCATTGGAGAGAGTTATACAGCAGTCGACCGTGGTTAGACAATATCTACAGCAGGAAGTTGACAAG GATTCTTACCCACCGTTTTGTTTGAAGGCCTTTCTGGACAAGTAA
- the LOC123062220 gene encoding jacalin-related lectin 3 encodes MSLASLSGNDPNPSSAPSALRSITRSVDRNGHRYADGNAGYEMVLAKDQNPNPSRIATLSNKMVSFPSFISDNGTMTISTPVRFGPWGGTGGTIFDDGIFTGVRQINITRGLGISSMKVLYDRNGQAIWGDKRGSSGAARPEKIIFDFPTEILTHVTGYFGPTMIMGPTAIKSITFHTTKKSHGPFGDETGTFFSSCLTEGRIVGFHGRGAWYVDSIGVHVLEGKVLSEKSAGTTPLGDMLALPMREIGDEVTYGVVKEPIPIGPGPWGGEGGKPWDDGVYTGIKQIYVTRDDFIGSIQIEYDRSGQSVWSTRHGNGGQITHRIKLDYPHEVLNCIYGYYNTCVGEGPRVLRSITVVSSRGKYGPFGDEVGTYFTSATTTGKVVGFHGRSAMYLDAIGVHMQHWLGDRNTATAAKPKASSVPKIAGPNPKTGSDNPRAGSTTKYYVSKYLF; translated from the exons ATG AGCCTTGCAAGCTTAAGCGGGAATGACCCAAATCCTTCCAGCGCTCCGTCGGCGCTCCGAAGCATAACGAGGTCCGTCGACAGAAACGGCCATAGGTACGCGGATGGCAATGCTGGGTATGAAATGGTTCTTGCAAAGGATCAGAATCCTAATCCATCACGCATTGCAACCCTCTCAAACAAG ATGGTGTCATTTCCTAGCTTCATCTCGGACAACGGGACCATGACCATAAGCACTCCGGTGAGGTTCGGCCCGTGGGGCGGCACCGGCGGCACCATATTCGACGACGGCATATTCACCGGCGTCCGGCAGATCAACATAACGAGGGGGCTGGGGATATCCTCCATGAAGGTCCTCTACGACCGCAACGGGCAGGCCATCTGGGGCGACAAGCGCGGCTCCAGCGGGGCCGCGAGGCCGGAGAAG ATCATATTCGACTTCCCGACGGAGATCCTGACGCACGTCACCGGGTACTTCGGGCCGACGATGATCATGGGCCCGACGGCGATCAAGTCCATCACCTTCCACACGACCAAGAAGAGCCACGGGCCGTTCGGGGACGAGACCGGCACCTTCTTCTCCAGCTGCCTGACGGAAGGGAGGATCGTGGGGTTCCACGGCAGGGGCGCGTGGTACGTGGACAGCATCGGGGTTCACGTCCTGGAAGGCAAGGTGCTGTCGGAGAAATCCGCCGGCACGACCCCGTTGGGCGACATGCTTGCACTGCCGATGAGGGAGATCGGGGACGAG GTTACGTACGGCGTGGTGAAAGAACCGATACCGATAGGGCCCGGGccgtggggaggggaggggggcaagCCGTGGGACGACGGCGTCTACACGGGCATCAAGCAGATCTACGTAACCAGAGACgacttcatcgggtccatacagatcgAGTATGACCGGAGCGGGCAGTCCGTCTGGTCTACCAGGCACGGCAACGGCGGCCAGATCACACACAGG ATCAAGCTGGACTATCCACACGAGGTGCTGAACTGCATATACGGCTACTACAACACCTGCGTGGGGGAAGGGCCCAGGGTGCTGAGGTCCATCACCGTCGTGAGCAGCCGGGGCAAGTACGGGCCGTTCGGCGACGAGGTCGGGACCTACTTCACCTCCGCCACGACGACGGGGAAGGTGGTCGGCTTCCACGGCCGGAGCGCCATGTACCTGGACGCCATCGGGGTGCACATGCAGCACTGGCTGGGGGACAGgaacaccgccaccgccgccaaaccTAAGGCCAGCTCCGTTCCCAAGATCGCCGGCCCCAACCCCAAGACCGGCTCGGATAACCCCAGGGCTGGCTCTACCACCAAGTACTACGTCTCCAAGTATCTCTTTTGA